A single region of the Mycobacterium lentiflavum genome encodes:
- a CDS encoding alpha/beta hydrolase family protein, translating to MGERVTFQSCTGANLAGVIEVPDTAVRGWGVFAHGFTLGKDSPAAARICKQLASDGIGMLRFDALGLGGSDGNWGDGSFTVKVDDVVQACEFMAGRGTPADILVGHSWGGAAVIAAAMRAPGVRSIVTVAAPFDPSHVEKHYDAVVDRCISDGSAEWMVGGRTLILKRSFVEDVRAARLHDKIESLRLPLLILHSPTDNTVGIENASEIFRLARHPRSFVSLEGSDHLLTARGQAHRAGRIIGAWADAYLGSDAES from the coding sequence ATGGGCGAACGCGTCACGTTCCAAAGCTGCACGGGCGCGAATCTGGCCGGGGTCATAGAGGTCCCGGACACGGCCGTTCGCGGCTGGGGTGTGTTCGCGCACGGGTTCACCCTCGGCAAGGACAGTCCGGCCGCGGCCCGGATCTGCAAGCAGCTGGCGTCGGACGGCATTGGGATGCTGCGCTTCGACGCGCTGGGTCTCGGTGGATCCGACGGCAACTGGGGCGACGGGTCGTTCACCGTCAAGGTCGACGACGTCGTCCAGGCATGCGAGTTCATGGCCGGCCGCGGGACCCCGGCCGACATCCTGGTCGGGCACTCGTGGGGTGGCGCGGCGGTGATCGCGGCGGCGATGCGGGCCCCGGGCGTACGGTCGATCGTCACGGTCGCGGCACCGTTTGACCCCAGCCACGTCGAAAAGCATTACGACGCCGTGGTCGACCGCTGCATTTCCGACGGCAGCGCCGAGTGGATGGTCGGTGGGCGCACGCTGATCCTCAAGCGGTCATTCGTCGAGGATGTCCGCGCGGCGCGCCTGCACGACAAAATCGAAAGCCTGCGCCTACCGCTGCTCATCCTGCACTCGCCCACCGACAACACGGTCGGCATCGAGAACGCGAGCGAGATCTTCCGGCTGGCCCGCCACCCGCGCAGCTTCGTCTCGCTCGAGGGATCCGATCACCTGCTCACCGCCCGCGGCCAGGCCCATCGGGCCGGCCGAATCATCGGCGCCTGGGCCGACGCATACCTGGGTTCCGACGCGGAAAGTTAA
- a CDS encoding bifunctional phosphatase PAP2/diacylglycerol kinase family protein, with protein sequence MSRGPWQRARGVKQITRGLGTLDRELFVAVAETPTPLLDTLMPPLTRAADHSKLWFFIAAGLLATRKPGAQRGATRGLVTLGVTSLFTNQIAKRIRRRSRPLYESVPVVRRAHRRPTSNSFPSGHSASAAAFAVGVGLESPPLGFALSLLAGLVGLSRVATGAHYPGDVVAGLSVGAGIAVLGGKLVPPVAETALPQSEPLRIDTPERPDGAGVVFVVNPASGSGTGARVISQVRTELPKAEIVELGPDDDPEQVLRTAAARAEVLAVGGGDGTVATAAAVAVEAGLPLAVFPAGTFNHFAKDIGCDTVGKTVESIRRGSVACVDLVRLNESRMVINTASIGAYPAFVQQREKLEKRIGKPLAGFYAMLHTLRNDQPVRIRYDNKTLLTSLFFLGNSLYLPTGFAPSRRTRMDDGLIDVRILESGRRFATTRILTALAFGRLQRSPLYHELQVPEFSFTAVDAPTVIAHDGEVGDEYREASFTAKYRVLPVFSPVR encoded by the coding sequence ATGAGCAGGGGGCCCTGGCAACGCGCGCGTGGAGTCAAACAGATCACCCGGGGTTTGGGCACCCTTGATCGCGAGTTGTTCGTCGCCGTGGCCGAAACCCCCACGCCACTGCTCGACACGCTGATGCCGCCGCTGACGCGAGCGGCCGACCACTCCAAGCTGTGGTTCTTCATCGCCGCCGGGCTGCTCGCGACCAGGAAGCCCGGCGCGCAGCGCGGCGCGACGCGTGGGCTCGTGACGCTCGGCGTGACGAGCTTGTTCACCAATCAGATCGCCAAGCGAATCCGCCGGCGCTCGCGACCGCTCTACGAATCGGTGCCGGTGGTCAGACGAGCCCACCGCCGCCCGACATCCAACTCGTTCCCGTCGGGACACTCGGCCAGCGCGGCCGCATTCGCGGTCGGCGTGGGCCTGGAGAGTCCGCCGTTGGGCTTCGCACTGTCGCTGCTGGCCGGGCTGGTCGGGCTGTCGCGAGTGGCGACCGGCGCGCACTACCCAGGCGACGTCGTGGCGGGGCTAAGCGTCGGTGCCGGGATCGCTGTGCTGGGCGGCAAGCTGGTCCCACCCGTCGCCGAAACCGCTCTGCCGCAATCCGAACCACTGCGCATCGACACGCCGGAACGGCCCGACGGCGCCGGCGTGGTGTTCGTGGTCAATCCGGCCTCGGGCAGCGGCACCGGTGCTCGCGTCATCTCGCAGGTTCGCACCGAGTTGCCGAAGGCCGAGATCGTCGAGCTCGGTCCCGACGATGACCCCGAGCAAGTGCTGCGCACTGCCGCTGCGCGCGCCGAGGTGCTCGCGGTCGGCGGCGGCGACGGCACCGTGGCTACCGCCGCGGCGGTGGCTGTCGAGGCGGGGCTCCCGCTGGCTGTCTTTCCGGCCGGAACGTTCAACCACTTCGCTAAGGACATCGGCTGCGACACCGTCGGCAAAACGGTCGAGTCGATCCGTCGCGGCAGCGTGGCGTGCGTTGATCTGGTGCGCCTCAACGAAAGTCGGATGGTGATCAACACCGCCAGCATCGGCGCGTATCCGGCGTTCGTGCAGCAGCGCGAAAAGCTGGAGAAACGAATCGGCAAGCCGCTGGCCGGCTTCTACGCGATGCTGCACACGCTGCGCAACGATCAGCCCGTCCGCATCCGCTACGACAACAAGACCTTGCTGACGTCGCTGTTCTTTCTGGGCAATTCGCTTTATCTGCCAACGGGATTCGCCCCGTCGCGTCGAACTCGCATGGACGACGGTCTGATCGATGTGCGCATTCTCGAATCCGGCCGCCGGTTCGCCACGACCAGGATCCTGACCGCGCTCGCCTTCGGTCGGTTGCAGCGCAGCCCGCTCTACCACGAGCTGCAGGTGCCCGAATTCAGCTTCACGGCCGTTGACGCACCGACGGTGATCGCGCACGACGGCGAGGTCGGCGACGAATACCGCGAAGCGAGCTTCACCGCGAAATACCGGGTGCTACCGGTGTTCTCTCCGGTTCGCTGA
- a CDS encoding glycosyltransferase family 39 protein, with amino-acid sequence MSGRRVLDPLIVGVLATAVSLVGAGRPSFWYDEAATISAAYSRSLAQLWQMLGNVDAVHGLYYLLMHGWFQLFPPTEFWSRAPSGLAVGGAAAGVVVLGSQFSSRTVALAAGVICGILPRSTWAGIEARPYAMSMMAAVWLTVLFVYATRRDSARIWVAYGVAQAISVVLDVYLVLLLPVHFAFVCAFLRKRTVVASFVVTAVLASCAVAPFLFVAAGQVHQISWVAPIGHRTIEDVTVQQYFERSPPFAVLSALVVATAAAVWQWTSVKLVAADRQLLTLAVAWLLIPTALIVVWSVLLHPIYTPRYLCFTAPAIALVLGVCVGALAAKPWVAPTIVSLFAVAAAPNYLWVQHNPYAKYGMDYSQVADLITANAAPGDCLLINDTVTFMPAPMRPLMAARPDAYRKLIDLTLWQRATDRRDVFDTNLIPEVVAAPLGQCRVVWIITQADESMPAHEQGSALPPGPRYGATPAFAVPHDLGFRLVERWQFNLVQVFKATR; translated from the coding sequence GTGTCAGGGCGTCGCGTGCTGGACCCGCTGATCGTCGGCGTACTGGCCACCGCGGTAAGCCTTGTCGGCGCCGGCCGTCCCTCGTTCTGGTACGACGAGGCCGCGACGATTTCGGCGGCGTACAGCCGCTCTCTCGCTCAGCTGTGGCAGATGCTGGGCAACGTCGACGCCGTGCACGGCCTGTACTACCTGCTGATGCACGGGTGGTTCCAGCTTTTCCCGCCTACCGAGTTCTGGTCGCGCGCGCCGAGTGGTCTGGCCGTCGGAGGCGCTGCGGCCGGAGTCGTGGTGCTGGGCAGCCAATTTTCCTCTCGCACCGTGGCACTGGCCGCCGGGGTGATCTGCGGGATCTTGCCGCGGTCGACGTGGGCCGGGATCGAGGCTCGGCCGTACGCCATGTCGATGATGGCCGCGGTGTGGCTGACCGTCCTGTTCGTCTACGCGACGCGCCGCGACAGCGCCCGTATCTGGGTGGCTTACGGTGTCGCCCAAGCGATTTCAGTCGTGCTCGACGTGTACCTGGTGTTGCTGCTGCCGGTTCACTTCGCGTTCGTCTGCGCGTTCCTGCGCAAGCGAACCGTCGTCGCCTCCTTCGTCGTCACGGCGGTTCTGGCGAGTTGTGCCGTGGCGCCGTTTCTGTTCGTGGCCGCGGGGCAGGTGCATCAGATCAGTTGGGTCGCGCCGATCGGACACCGCACGATCGAGGACGTGACCGTTCAGCAGTACTTCGAGCGGAGTCCACCGTTCGCGGTGCTGTCGGCTCTGGTAGTCGCGACAGCCGCTGCCGTGTGGCAGTGGACATCGGTGAAACTCGTTGCGGCAGATCGGCAATTGCTGACGCTGGCGGTGGCCTGGCTGCTGATACCGACCGCGCTGATCGTGGTGTGGTCGGTGCTGCTTCACCCGATCTACACGCCACGCTACCTGTGCTTCACTGCGCCGGCGATCGCGCTGGTCCTGGGCGTCTGCGTCGGCGCATTGGCTGCCAAACCATGGGTGGCGCCAACCATCGTCAGCCTTTTCGCGGTCGCCGCGGCACCGAATTACTTATGGGTGCAACATAACCCGTATGCCAAGTACGGCATGGACTACAGCCAGGTAGCGGATCTGATCACGGCCAACGCGGCGCCGGGTGATTGCCTGCTGATAAACGACACTGTGACGTTTATGCCCGCCCCCATGCGCCCCTTGATGGCGGCGCGCCCCGATGCCTACCGCAAGCTGATCGACCTCACACTGTGGCAACGGGCCACCGATCGCCGGGATGTCTTTGACACCAACCTCATCCCGGAGGTCGTCGCCGCGCCGCTCGGCCAGTGCCGGGTGGTGTGGATCATCACCCAAGCCGACGAGTCGATGCCCGCCCACGAGCAGGGTTCCGCGTTGCCGCCGGGCCCGCGCTATGGCGCGACGCCCGCGTTCGCGGTCCCGCATGACCTGGGTTTCCGGCTCGTCGAGCGCTGGCAGTTCAACCTTGTTCAGGTGTTCAAAGCGACGCGGTGA
- a CDS encoding GAP family protein yields MRGLLPVAGSWSSLLPTLIPLALVTAVSPLSIIPAVLVLHAPQPRPAGLAFLGGWVFGLVAQTVIFVAGSDGLGDMHKSSPPTWASWMRVVLGSALILFGIYRWLTRHRSTESPAWMRHFSTMRPRRAAITGLVLTVVRVEVLLMNVAAGLAIGTSQLDGVDKLSAGIVFVAVSASTVAIPILAYAAAGHRLDDFLERVRDWMEKHNAALMAAILVLIGLMVLHNGIRAL; encoded by the coding sequence ATGAGAGGATTGCTGCCCGTGGCAGGAAGCTGGAGCTCGCTGTTACCCACCCTCATCCCGCTGGCGCTCGTTACCGCCGTTTCTCCGCTGTCGATCATCCCGGCCGTCCTGGTGTTGCACGCACCGCAGCCGCGGCCCGCCGGACTGGCGTTCCTCGGCGGCTGGGTGTTCGGGCTGGTGGCGCAGACCGTGATTTTCGTGGCGGGCTCGGACGGGCTCGGCGACATGCACAAGTCGTCGCCACCGACGTGGGCGTCCTGGATGCGAGTGGTGCTGGGCTCCGCGCTGATCCTGTTCGGGATTTATCGGTGGCTGACCCGGCACCGCTCCACCGAGTCCCCGGCCTGGATGCGGCACTTTTCCACGATGCGCCCCCGGCGCGCCGCCATCACCGGACTGGTCCTGACGGTGGTCCGCGTCGAGGTGTTGCTGATGAACGTGGCCGCCGGCTTGGCCATCGGCACCAGTCAGCTCGACGGTGTCGACAAGCTATCGGCCGGCATTGTCTTCGTCGCCGTGTCCGCGTCGACGGTCGCGATCCCGATCCTGGCCTATGCGGCCGCGGGCCATCGCCTCGACGATTTCCTGGAGCGCGTCCGGGACTGGATGGAGAAGCACAATGCCGCACTGATGGCGGCCATCCTGGTCCTGATCGGTTTGATGGTGCTGCACAACGGAATCCGCGCCCTGTAG
- a CDS encoding cyclic nucleotide-binding domain-containing protein: protein MAFAASRSLARNPQLRMLMSAWTVFYIGAFAHLVLLIAFTFAAGGAATVGAATVLATLPAGLVGPLTASLATSSRPQFHLALGIGVRCLAMVATIIAVLSGAPVGVVLVLVAVDSILSAGVRPLHGALVVRLSNTAAEAAAGNAMTSSLVSASALIGPAMAAVALEFGGIAWAFALPATTFAVGLVVALLIRVPDADDSQTPTSGRSGGSVRSQLRMLGAGFRAIAASRPAAAATVLFVANVTVLGVWFVASALVAKERLHLGDGGVTTIMTLYGAGGLVGALATLSIVARRGLAGVLVGALLGLALAFASLGAITSPGIGLTLAAGLGGAGAVTYAIAPTLVQRSVARATMVPAVASLQSLYMVGMASGAVIAPFLISPLGVPETLSVVGGLAGLITLLAWPRLRGADELSAEDAAKLAVIRAAPMLAPLPALALEQLARAATHVTLPAGCEVFRQGDSGDRFYVIAAGLAEVAVDGRRVATLGPGGSFGEIALLHKAPRSSTVTAREDLDLVAIDRAEFLSALSTDNVSMGRLGRIAETRVETPPVAERLVELNREAALGSGAARELLSSQPPMATIEATALGELADTARVFEAGDGALIAREGDYGDTYYVIVDGAATVFEGDTEIRELRPGDGFGELAILRDVPRTATVKALGDTTLLAVDRDAFQRARQAG, encoded by the coding sequence GTGGCTTTCGCCGCGAGTCGCAGCTTGGCACGCAACCCGCAGTTGCGCATGCTCATGTCTGCCTGGACGGTCTTCTACATCGGGGCGTTTGCGCATTTGGTCTTGCTCATCGCTTTCACCTTCGCGGCCGGAGGTGCTGCCACTGTCGGTGCGGCGACCGTGCTGGCAACGCTGCCAGCGGGGCTGGTCGGGCCGCTGACTGCGTCGCTTGCCACTAGTTCGCGTCCGCAGTTTCATCTGGCGCTTGGGATCGGGGTTCGTTGCCTGGCGATGGTCGCGACGATCATTGCGGTGCTCAGCGGAGCGCCCGTCGGCGTCGTGCTGGTGCTCGTGGCCGTCGACTCCATTCTTTCGGCGGGGGTGCGGCCGCTGCACGGCGCGTTGGTGGTCCGACTTTCCAACACCGCAGCCGAAGCGGCCGCGGGAAATGCCATGACCAGCTCACTGGTCAGCGCCAGCGCGTTAATCGGACCGGCGATGGCAGCAGTGGCGTTAGAGTTTGGGGGCATCGCCTGGGCCTTCGCGCTCCCGGCTACCACCTTCGCTGTCGGCTTGGTCGTGGCGCTGCTGATCCGGGTGCCGGATGCCGACGATTCCCAAACTCCTACCTCGGGGCGGTCGGGCGGGTCGGTGAGGTCGCAGCTCAGGATGCTGGGGGCGGGGTTTCGCGCCATCGCCGCAAGCCGTCCGGCCGCCGCGGCCACCGTGTTGTTCGTGGCCAACGTCACCGTATTGGGCGTCTGGTTTGTCGCCAGTGCATTGGTGGCCAAGGAGCGGCTGCATCTAGGCGATGGCGGTGTCACAACGATCATGACGCTGTACGGCGCCGGGGGATTGGTCGGCGCGCTGGCGACGCTGTCGATTGTCGCGCGGCGCGGCCTGGCCGGCGTGCTCGTCGGGGCGCTGCTCGGCTTAGCCCTGGCCTTCGCGTCGCTAGGAGCGATCACTTCCCCTGGCATCGGCCTGACGCTGGCCGCTGGCCTTGGTGGCGCCGGTGCGGTCACTTACGCCATCGCGCCGACGTTGGTGCAGCGAAGTGTCGCCCGCGCCACGATGGTGCCGGCGGTGGCGAGCTTGCAGAGCCTGTACATGGTCGGCATGGCTTCGGGCGCGGTAATCGCGCCATTCCTGATCAGTCCGTTGGGGGTGCCCGAGACATTGAGCGTTGTGGGGGGTTTGGCGGGCCTGATCACGCTGTTGGCGTGGCCGCGGTTGCGCGGCGCCGACGAGTTGAGTGCTGAGGATGCCGCCAAGCTGGCGGTGATTCGCGCCGCCCCGATGCTGGCCCCGTTGCCGGCGCTGGCACTCGAACAGCTTGCCCGCGCCGCAACGCACGTGACGTTGCCGGCGGGGTGTGAGGTGTTCCGGCAGGGCGACAGCGGTGACCGCTTCTACGTGATCGCCGCGGGCCTGGCCGAGGTCGCGGTCGACGGGCGCCGGGTGGCGACGCTGGGGCCTGGTGGGTCGTTCGGGGAAATCGCGTTGTTGCATAAGGCGCCACGGTCCTCGACAGTGACAGCGCGCGAGGACCTCGACCTGGTCGCCATCGACCGCGCTGAGTTCCTCAGCGCGCTCTCCACCGACAATGTGTCAATGGGCCGCCTCGGTCGGATTGCCGAGACCCGCGTGGAGACCCCGCCGGTTGCCGAGCGACTCGTCGAGTTGAACCGCGAGGCGGCGCTGGGCAGCGGGGCCGCCCGCGAGCTGCTGTCGTCGCAGCCACCGATGGCCACGATCGAGGCAACGGCGCTGGGTGAGCTTGCCGATACGGCGCGGGTGTTCGAGGCCGGCGACGGTGCGCTGATCGCCCGCGAGGGCGACTACGGCGACACGTATTACGTGATCGTCGACGGCGCCGCAACGGTTTTCGAGGGCGACACCGAGATCCGTGAACTGCGGCCCGGGGACGGATTCGGCGAGCTGGCGATCCTGCGCGACGTCCCCCGCACCGCCACCGTGAAGGCACTGGGCGACACCACGCTGTTGGCCGTCGACCGGGACGCCTTTCAGCGTGCTCGACAAGCGGGCTAG
- a CDS encoding L,D-transpeptidase, which translates to MRAGIRCAVAVIGIGASVVAGTAVVNLPAPADVNLAAASLSYVPFPIASVQPTSGQAVGVAHPVIVTFRAPVTDRRAAERALDVKSTPAMTGKYEWLDNKVVQWIPDRYWPAHSTIALTVEGQPTEIKTGPRVIGIASISEHTFTVSIDGAEAGPPSSLPSPHHRPHFGQEGVLPASLGRPEYPTPIGSYTVLSKDRSVQMDSSSVGIPVNDPDGYLVTVDYAVRITNHGLFVHSAPWAVNSLGLENVSHGCISLSPEDAEWYYNTVNVGDPVVVREATNELPSS; encoded by the coding sequence ATGCGCGCGGGTATTCGGTGTGCCGTGGCTGTCATCGGAATCGGCGCGAGCGTGGTCGCGGGGACCGCCGTCGTGAATCTGCCGGCGCCAGCCGATGTGAACCTCGCGGCGGCCAGCCTGTCCTATGTACCGTTCCCCATCGCGTCCGTGCAGCCCACAAGCGGCCAGGCCGTCGGCGTGGCACACCCCGTGATCGTGACTTTCCGCGCCCCCGTCACCGACCGGCGCGCCGCCGAGCGTGCCCTGGACGTGAAATCGACGCCCGCGATGACCGGTAAATACGAGTGGCTCGACAACAAAGTGGTGCAGTGGATTCCGGACCGATACTGGCCCGCGCACTCCACGATCGCGCTGACGGTGGAAGGCCAGCCTACGGAGATCAAGACGGGCCCAAGGGTCATCGGTATTGCCAGCATCTCCGAGCATACTTTCACCGTGAGCATCGACGGGGCTGAGGCGGGACCGCCGTCGTCACTGCCGTCGCCGCACCATCGGCCGCACTTCGGCCAAGAAGGCGTGCTGCCCGCCTCGTTGGGCAGACCCGAGTATCCCACCCCGATCGGCTCCTACACGGTTCTGTCCAAAGATCGCTCGGTTCAAATGGATTCGAGCAGCGTCGGCATTCCCGTCAACGATCCCGACGGTTATCTCGTCACGGTCGACTACGCCGTCCGCATCACCAACCATGGTCTTTTCGTGCACTCCGCCCCCTGGGCGGTCAATTCGCTCGGGCTGGAGAATGTCAGCCACGGGTGCATCAGCCTGAGCCCCGAGGACGCCGAGTGGTACTACAACACGGTCAACGTCGGCGACCCAGTAGTCGTGCGCGAGGCCACCAACGAACTGCCCTCGTCGTAA
- a CDS encoding cyclic nucleotide-binding domain-containing protein, whose amino-acid sequence MAFAASRRLARNRQLCTLMAAWTAFYIGAFSHFVLVVTFLFAAGGATTVGLATVLVTLPAGLLGPLTSPLAASARPELHLAFGIGSRCVAMAATIATVLSHGSVDVVLVLVTAESLLSAGVRPLHGALVVRLSNTAGEAAAGNALTSSLVSAAALAGPALAGTALDVVGIGWAFALPAIAFAVAMAAALLIRVPRADGDSSRSSGGSKAPRGSQLKLLGAGFRGIFASRAAAAATMLFAVNVIVLGVWYVGAAPVAAYRLHLGEAGVATIMAFYGGGGLVGALATLSIVTWRRLAGVLGAGLLGMAAVFVGLGAIGSPPVGLALSAVLGATGAVIYAIAPTLVQRGVSREAMVPAVATLQSLYLVGEAVGAVVTPVLLGSLGVAATFGIVGGVTGLITLLAWPQLRGADKLSDEDAAKLALIRAAPMLQPLPALALEQLARAATRVALPAGCEVFRQGDRGDRFYVIAAGVAEVAVDGRRVATLGPGGSFGEIALLHKVPRSSTVTAREDLDLVAIDGEEFLAALSTDSVSVGRVGRIVRARMDTPPVAERLVEVNRDRTLSSGAARELLSSQPPMAAIEAAALGELADTARVFEAGDGALITREGDYGDTYYVIVDGAAKVFESDTEIRELRPGDGFGELAILRDVPRTATVRAHGDTTLLAVDRDAFQRARQAH is encoded by the coding sequence GTGGCCTTCGCCGCGAGTCGCAGGTTGGCGCGTAACCGACAGCTGTGCACGCTCATGGCGGCGTGGACTGCCTTTTATATCGGCGCGTTTTCGCACTTCGTCCTGGTCGTCACCTTCCTTTTCGCGGCGGGCGGTGCCACCACCGTCGGACTGGCGACCGTGCTGGTCACGCTGCCGGCGGGGCTGCTCGGGCCGCTGACGTCGCCACTGGCCGCGAGCGCGCGCCCAGAGCTTCATCTGGCTTTCGGTATCGGAAGTCGTTGCGTGGCAATGGCCGCGACCATCGCCACGGTGCTCAGCCACGGGTCCGTCGACGTGGTGCTGGTGCTCGTCACCGCGGAGTCACTGTTGTCGGCGGGAGTACGGCCGCTGCACGGTGCGCTGGTGGTTCGGCTTTCCAATACCGCCGGCGAGGCGGCCGCAGGGAATGCACTGACCAGCTCACTGGTCAGTGCCGCTGCGCTGGCCGGTCCGGCGTTGGCGGGAACGGCGCTGGATGTCGTGGGAATCGGGTGGGCCTTTGCGCTCCCGGCTATCGCGTTCGCCGTCGCGATGGCAGCGGCGCTGTTGATCCGGGTGCCGCGCGCCGACGGTGACTCATCGCGTAGCTCGGGAGGGTCGAAGGCTCCACGGGGATCACAACTCAAATTGCTCGGGGCCGGCTTTCGCGGGATCTTCGCCAGCCGTGCCGCCGCGGCGGCCACGATGCTGTTCGCCGTCAACGTGATTGTGCTGGGCGTCTGGTACGTCGGCGCCGCGCCGGTCGCCGCATACCGGCTACACCTGGGCGAGGCCGGCGTCGCGACGATCATGGCGTTCTACGGTGGCGGGGGATTGGTCGGCGCGCTGGCGACCCTGTCGATCGTCACGTGGCGCCGCCTGGCCGGAGTGCTCGGCGCGGGACTGCTCGGCATGGCGGCGGTGTTCGTGGGGCTGGGAGCGATCGGATCGCCGCCGGTCGGCCTGGCGCTTTCCGCTGTCCTGGGCGCCACGGGTGCGGTTATTTACGCCATCGCGCCGACCCTGGTACAGCGGGGCGTCTCGCGCGAGGCGATGGTGCCGGCGGTCGCGACATTGCAGAGCCTGTACCTCGTTGGCGAGGCGGTGGGCGCCGTCGTTACGCCGGTGCTCCTCGGTTCGTTGGGAGTTGCGGCCACGTTCGGCATCGTGGGTGGTGTGACAGGCCTGATCACGCTGCTGGCGTGGCCGCAGCTGCGGGGTGCCGACAAGCTCAGCGATGAGGACGCGGCCAAGCTGGCCCTGATTCGCGCCGCCCCGATGCTGCAACCCCTGCCGGCGCTGGCGCTCGAACAACTTGCTCGAGCCGCGACGCGTGTCGCGCTGCCCGCGGGGTGTGAGGTCTTCCGGCAGGGTGACCGTGGTGATCGGTTCTACGTCATTGCCGCGGGCGTGGCCGAGGTCGCGGTCGACGGGCGCCGGGTGGCGACGCTGGGACCCGGTGGGTCGTTCGGGGAAATCGCCTTGCTGCACAAGGTTCCACGCTCGTCCACCGTGACGGCGCGCGAGGATCTGGATCTGGTTGCCATCGACGGCGAGGAATTCCTCGCTGCGCTCAGCACCGACAGCGTGTCGGTCGGTCGCGTCGGCCGAATTGTCCGCGCCCGGATGGACACTCCGCCGGTTGCCGAACGCCTCGTCGAGGTCAACCGTGACAGGACGCTGAGCAGTGGGGCCGCCCGCGAGCTGCTGTCCTCGCAGCCACCGATGGCCGCGATCGAGGCGGCGGCGCTCGGCGAGCTTGCCGATACGGCGCGGGTGTTCGAGGCCGGCGACGGTGCGCTGATCACCCGCGAGGGCGACTACGGCGACACGTACTACGTGATAGTCGACGGCGCCGCAAAGGTTTTCGAAAGCGACACCGAGATCCGTGAACTGCGGCCCGGGGACGGATTCGGCGAGTTGGCGATCCTGCGCGACGTGCCCCGCACCGCCACCGTGCGCGCGCATGGCGACACCACGTTGCTGGCCGTGGACCGCGACGCGTTTCAGCGTGCCCGGCAGGCGCACTAG
- a CDS encoding glycoside hydrolase family 16 protein encodes MDRRRMLMTAGLGMLAAAASMPLPEALASPAAPAAPAAGPGGPYLFSDEFDGPAGSAPDPGKWTIQTWQDDVYPPVEGIYRNDRQNVFQDGHSNLVLRATHDFLANTYYSGKLRGNWRGMINTTWEAKIKLDCLTPGLWPSFWTVNEDPLPDGEVDIFEWYGNGEWAPGTTVHAASNGKTWEGKSIPGLVDGDWHTWRMRWDDKGFAFARDGAEYFKVPPKPIHVAGNPPEDMRWPFNNPGYWMTPMFTLAVGGVGAGDPAGGVFPASMLIDYIRVW; translated from the coding sequence ATGGATCGTCGCCGCATGTTGATGACGGCAGGGCTCGGCATGCTGGCAGCGGCGGCATCGATGCCTCTCCCCGAAGCACTGGCGTCCCCGGCGGCGCCGGCCGCACCCGCCGCCGGGCCGGGTGGACCCTACCTGTTCTCCGACGAGTTCGACGGCCCGGCCGGCTCGGCCCCGGACCCGGGCAAGTGGACGATCCAGACGTGGCAGGACGACGTCTACCCACCGGTCGAGGGGATCTATCGCAACGACCGCCAAAACGTGTTCCAGGACGGGCACTCCAACCTGGTCCTGCGCGCCACACACGATTTCTTGGCCAACACCTACTACAGCGGCAAACTGCGCGGCAACTGGCGCGGGATGATCAACACCACCTGGGAAGCCAAGATCAAGCTGGATTGCCTGACCCCGGGCCTGTGGCCGTCGTTCTGGACGGTCAACGAGGACCCGCTGCCCGACGGCGAGGTCGACATCTTCGAGTGGTACGGAAACGGCGAATGGGCGCCGGGTACCACCGTCCACGCGGCATCCAACGGAAAGACCTGGGAAGGCAAATCGATCCCCGGCCTGGTCGACGGTGATTGGCACACCTGGCGGATGCGTTGGGACGACAAGGGATTCGCGTTCGCGCGCGACGGCGCCGAGTACTTCAAGGTTCCGCCTAAGCCGATCCACGTCGCCGGCAACCCGCCGGAGGACATGCGCTGGCCGTTCAACAATCCCGGCTACTGGATGACGCCGATGTTCACGCTGGCGGTCGGTGGTGTCGGTGCCGGCGATCCCGCCGGCGGGGTCTTCCCGGCGTCCATGCTGATCGACTACATCCGCGTCTGGTGA